In Opitutaceae bacterium TAV5, one genomic interval encodes:
- a CDS encoding XRE family transcriptional regulator, translating to MESLSQAAIARQLQVSRSTVSHVLNGRGHLIRPETRQKVEDALKASGYQRNGLVRALKTRRSHVVGIIVPEIGRSFFSEIIRAAENEAREHGLQCFLAQSHSDPDVIEKSILTMREYRVDGILITPSSSTANPDLYRQLRKQRFPFVLVDSPVHDVEAPFVGNDNVEVGRLATEHLLSLGHRRIACIRGYSEADVSVQRLQGFRAAFVAAGLTPDEALITGDGFRFESGAEATRTLLAARRRHDFTAVVAPSDHAALGAIQELIRAGFRVPDDISVVGCANVDIAAMSNPPLTTVDQKPGEIGTRAMRALIECIERQTTPEAVASGSSAAKPAAARAGAAPAAVSIFVQPSLLVRQSTAALGATVPATASR from the coding sequence ATGGAATCTCTCTCCCAGGCTGCCATCGCCCGCCAGTTGCAGGTCTCGCGTTCCACCGTGAGCCATGTGCTCAACGGCCGCGGACATCTCATCCGCCCGGAGACGCGCCAGAAAGTCGAGGATGCCCTCAAGGCCAGCGGCTACCAGCGCAATGGCCTTGTCCGCGCGCTCAAGACCCGACGCAGCCATGTGGTCGGCATCATCGTGCCGGAAATCGGGCGCTCCTTTTTTTCCGAGATCATCCGCGCGGCCGAAAACGAGGCGCGCGAACATGGATTGCAGTGCTTCCTTGCGCAGAGTCACAGCGATCCCGATGTGATCGAAAAAAGCATCCTGACGATGCGCGAATACCGGGTGGACGGCATTCTCATCACGCCATCGAGTTCGACCGCAAACCCCGACCTCTACCGGCAACTCCGGAAGCAACGCTTTCCTTTCGTCCTCGTCGATTCACCGGTGCATGACGTGGAGGCGCCTTTCGTCGGCAACGACAACGTCGAGGTCGGCCGTCTCGCGACCGAGCATCTCCTCTCGCTCGGCCACCGCCGCATCGCCTGCATCCGGGGTTACAGCGAGGCCGACGTATCTGTCCAGCGGTTACAGGGATTCCGCGCCGCCTTTGTCGCCGCCGGGCTGACACCCGACGAAGCCCTCATCACCGGCGACGGGTTCCGTTTCGAATCCGGCGCCGAGGCCACGCGCACCCTCCTCGCCGCCCGCAGGCGGCACGATTTCACCGCCGTCGTCGCTCCGTCCGACCACGCCGCGCTTGGCGCGATCCAGGAACTCATCCGCGCCGGCTTCCGCGTGCCGGATGACATTTCGGTCGTCGGTTGCGCCAACGTGGACATCGCCGCCATGAGCAACCCGCCGCTCACTACGGTGGACCAGAAACCCGGGGAGATCGGCACCCGTGCCATGCGCGCGCTGATCGAGTGTATCGAAAGACAAACTACGCCGGAAGCCGTCGCCTCCGGATCATCCGCCGCCAAACCGGCCGCCGCCCGGGCCGGCGCCGCTCCCGCCGCCGTTTCCATCTTCGTGCAGCCATCCCTGCTCGTCCGTCAGAGCACGGCTGCCCTCGGCGCCACCGTCCCGGCCACGGCCTCCCGGTAA
- a CDS encoding anchor protein, which yields MKTKRLPLLAAALLAGVSLPAAAQTVLSDTFETGMDGWVAWDGSVTGYATVADPLVPANTVLSTPPTGRTVTIRKNTDTVLNDSMVLSFDLYSGNAGDNSWNLSAALLTGLGSAVPGYGFSITPTTATLYKYPQGWSTLNGSGAVSLGSASLDSGPLAGIWKTDAWNSLSLQWLKDGSFSLTINGTVVATGTDATYDISAARLVYKSFCTNDAGAGVTGRVLLMDNVQISAVAPIPEPATVAAILSAAVFLIGAGCRQRNSRRFR from the coding sequence ATGAAAACAAAACGTCTCCCTCTCCTTGCCGCCGCCCTGCTTGCCGGTGTCTCGCTCCCGGCGGCCGCCCAGACTGTGCTTTCCGACACCTTCGAAACGGGCATGGACGGCTGGGTCGCCTGGGACGGCTCGGTGACCGGCTACGCTACGGTTGCCGATCCGCTGGTTCCGGCCAACACCGTGCTGAGCACGCCGCCGACCGGCCGCACCGTCACGATTCGCAAGAACACCGACACGGTTCTCAACGATTCGATGGTGCTTTCGTTCGACCTGTATTCGGGCAATGCCGGTGACAATTCGTGGAATCTGAGTGCAGCCCTGCTCACGGGCCTGGGTTCGGCCGTGCCCGGTTACGGATTTTCCATTACACCCACGACGGCGACCCTCTACAAATATCCCCAGGGCTGGAGTACGCTCAATGGTTCCGGAGCCGTTTCCCTCGGTTCCGCGTCGCTGGATTCCGGTCCACTGGCGGGCATCTGGAAGACCGATGCCTGGAACAGCCTTTCGTTGCAATGGCTCAAGGACGGCAGTTTTTCCCTCACGATCAACGGGACCGTGGTGGCAACGGGAACCGATGCCACCTACGACATCAGTGCCGCCCGCCTTGTGTACAAGAGTTTCTGCACCAACGACGCGGGCGCAGGGGTGACCGGCAGGGTTCTGCTGATGGACAACGTGCAGATTTCCGCTGTCGCTCCCATCCCCGAGCCCGCCACCGTCGCGGCGATTTTGTCGGCGGCGGTTTTCCTGATCGGCGCCGGTTGCCGCCAGCGCAACTCCCGCCGGTTCCGCTGA
- a CDS encoding dipeptidyl aminopeptidase, which produces MFPLSFIRSLFPGSALALAGVMSSFAAVMPDAAPFSDHLNQHPPRILRHIGPEADSSAKPLPAGVVLERFVFESRINGTITNEVFSVVARPETKGANPLPALLLLHGGGGNATQETAPAAAWAARGYVVLTLDLPGIANPKGTPHSAGEWTRLPYGEGRWTVTPDLTASTICQGVSAALDAFALLRARPDVDPARIGVTGTSWGGYTTTMVCGLLGDQVRAGFSNYGCGFYEDTTFRGSIFKLPAPQRERWLAQLDAGRRAPGIKTPFFIAGATNDTFFYPPAVERTLAAITAPGLNRVHAPNAHHKLPLPGGVTGTGGAAAMAADWFAFHLQGKGEPFPVITVDPFSAADANPVSGDMLRFRVQGPAPVTAAAVWYSLPPDEGGWPKREWKEIRAVAKGDGRYEAVLPSGIAEHAGAAWFALVSDDRPVSVSSRMIMPSG; this is translated from the coding sequence ATGTTCCCGCTTTCCTTCATCCGGTCTCTCTTCCCGGGCAGCGCGCTTGCGCTCGCGGGAGTGATGTCCTCTTTTGCCGCGGTCATGCCCGACGCCGCTCCTTTCTCCGATCATCTCAACCAGCATCCCCCGCGCATTCTGCGTCACATCGGGCCGGAGGCGGATTCCTCCGCGAAGCCGCTTCCGGCCGGTGTGGTCCTTGAGCGGTTTGTGTTTGAATCGCGTATCAATGGTACGATTACTAACGAGGTTTTCTCCGTCGTCGCCCGTCCCGAAACGAAGGGGGCGAATCCACTCCCTGCGCTCCTCCTTCTCCACGGCGGCGGCGGCAACGCCACCCAGGAAACCGCGCCCGCCGCCGCCTGGGCTGCGCGCGGTTATGTCGTCCTCACGCTCGACCTCCCCGGCATCGCCAACCCGAAGGGCACGCCGCACTCCGCTGGCGAATGGACCCGGCTTCCTTACGGGGAAGGGCGCTGGACCGTCACACCCGACCTCACCGCATCGACGATCTGCCAGGGCGTATCCGCCGCGCTCGACGCCTTCGCTCTTCTCCGCGCCCGGCCCGACGTGGACCCCGCCCGCATCGGCGTCACCGGCACCTCCTGGGGCGGCTACACCACCACCATGGTCTGCGGCCTCCTCGGCGACCAGGTGCGCGCCGGTTTTTCCAATTACGGTTGCGGCTTCTATGAGGACACGACCTTCCGCGGTTCCATTTTCAAGCTGCCTGCGCCGCAACGCGAACGCTGGCTCGCGCAACTCGATGCCGGCCGCCGCGCTCCCGGCATTAAGACTCCGTTCTTTATCGCCGGCGCCACCAACGACACCTTTTTTTATCCGCCTGCCGTCGAGCGCACGCTCGCCGCAATCACCGCTCCGGGGCTTAACCGCGTTCATGCGCCCAACGCCCATCACAAGCTCCCGCTCCCCGGCGGAGTCACCGGCACCGGCGGCGCCGCCGCGATGGCGGCGGACTGGTTTGCGTTTCACCTCCAGGGCAAGGGAGAACCCTTTCCTGTCATCACCGTCGATCCCTTCTCCGCCGCTGACGCGAATCCCGTATCCGGTGATATGTTACGATTCCGCGTGCAAGGTCCGGCTCCCGTCACCGCCGCCGCCGTCTGGTATAGCCTGCCGCCCGACGAGGGTGGCTGGCCGAAGCGCGAATGGAAAGAAATCCGCGCCGTCGCGAAGGGTGACGGTCGCTATGAAGCCGTTCTCCCGTCCGGCATCGCGGAGCACGCCGGCGCGGCCTGGTTCGCGCTCGTTTCCGATGATCGCCCCGTTTCTGTCTCCAGCCGCATGATCATGCCATCCGGATAG
- a CDS encoding LacI family transcriptional regulator, whose protein sequence is MQGNTLSTPTYRDIAALAGVSVFSVSCALRNRPGISAERRAHIKAVAEQAGYRPNPLVTALMTQHRRPTARRQMRAIIACLMSAQTEKLIEERSSQRERYEGVRAACEQAGFLFEKLRWDDFGESSRRLFAGLRTRRVPGVVFQGGDVPEWCLSGWDNYALASVGNRRINLPCHFASTDDYRNAWIVMETLAGLGYGRIGLAMARVPRVVRSDYRALAAFQAWTTQSGRKGRAAPPPYWEESWSREPFLQWYRKHRPDVIIAIERTPLDYLKKAGLHVPDDAGFVHLDLDAGWQDLAGIRQNHHEAGQAAAHLVIDQINRNAYGVPAHPRSIQITGDWFAGATVRSPLS, encoded by the coding sequence ATGCAGGGAAACACGCTCTCCACTCCCACCTATCGAGACATCGCCGCGCTGGCCGGAGTGAGCGTGTTTTCGGTGAGTTGTGCGCTGCGCAACCGGCCGGGGATTTCCGCGGAACGGCGGGCACACATCAAGGCCGTCGCCGAACAGGCGGGGTACCGGCCCAATCCGCTCGTCACCGCATTGATGACCCAGCACCGGCGTCCGACGGCACGGCGCCAGATGCGGGCCATCATCGCGTGCCTGATGTCGGCGCAGACGGAAAAACTGATCGAAGAGCGTTCGTCACAACGCGAACGTTACGAGGGGGTGCGCGCGGCGTGTGAGCAGGCGGGGTTCCTGTTCGAAAAACTGCGCTGGGATGATTTCGGAGAGTCCTCACGACGATTGTTCGCAGGGCTGCGCACGCGGCGCGTGCCGGGCGTGGTGTTTCAGGGAGGGGATGTGCCGGAATGGTGCCTGTCCGGCTGGGATAACTACGCGCTGGCTTCGGTCGGAAACCGCCGCATCAATCTGCCGTGTCATTTCGCGAGCACGGATGACTACCGCAACGCCTGGATCGTCATGGAAACGCTGGCCGGGCTCGGCTACGGCCGCATCGGGCTCGCGATGGCGCGGGTTCCCCGCGTCGTGCGTTCGGACTACCGGGCTTTGGCCGCATTTCAGGCATGGACAACACAGTCGGGCCGCAAGGGCCGGGCGGCGCCGCCTCCGTACTGGGAAGAGAGCTGGAGCCGCGAGCCATTTCTCCAATGGTACAGGAAGCACCGGCCCGATGTGATCATCGCCATCGAACGCACGCCGCTCGATTACCTGAAAAAGGCCGGCCTGCACGTTCCCGATGACGCGGGCTTCGTGCACCTCGATCTCGATGCAGGCTGGCAGGATCTGGCGGGCATCCGGCAAAATCACCACGAGGCCGGCCAAGCCGCGGCGCATCTGGTGATCGACCAGATCAACCGCAACGCGTATGGCGTGCCGGCCCATCCGCGTTCGATCCAGATCACGGGCGACTGGTTTGCAGGCGCGACCGTGCGGAGCCCGCTTTCGTAA
- a CDS encoding plasmid stabilization protein, with protein MSRYHLTPVALADATSIQDYIAQDSPGAAVRWLDALEQLLSRLAENPQMGRPREELRPRLRSIPLGRYVVFYRESKRGVEIIRVLHSARDIQTLFSRS; from the coding sequence GTGAGCCGTTACCACCTCACACCTGTCGCATTGGCGGACGCGACGTCCATTCAGGACTACATCGCCCAGGACAGCCCCGGTGCAGCGGTCAGATGGCTGGATGCATTGGAGCAGTTGCTCTCAAGGCTGGCTGAAAATCCACAGATGGGACGGCCTCGTGAAGAATTGCGCCCCCGGCTGCGAAGCATTCCGCTGGGCCGTTACGTTGTGTTTTACCGGGAGTCGAAACGAGGGGTTGAAATCATCCGTGTGCTCCATTCGGCCAGAGATATCCAGACGCTGTTTTCCCGTTCCTGA
- a CDS encoding anchor protein, producing MKNYSSLTACAHPVIRFSVPIITMAAAFAALMAAPSALAWTPVNESFTGTAIPASLTRGGSAGSCDAGADGVLTLSTATTNYQTSYVRTAATDFTWAKDINKETPVTYQFTLATPFSGTGRVMLYLIGGTADSALLDVADPANARTYVMGLCLTWDSPSSTYNVDFYQKTQNNIALVAGTKIASLAGIDPATTTFGFTLDGEASTVKLFAGSTSSESKTVSGTGFTGQTAAYLQMMNVGGNTANAATFSGFAIVPASTIPEPAHAALLAGAGLLVLCVWRRHVAR from the coding sequence ATGAAAAACTACTCCTCCCTCACTGCATGCGCACACCCGGTCATCCGGTTTTCAGTCCCGATTATCACGATGGCTGCGGCCTTCGCCGCCTTGATGGCAGCTCCGTCGGCCCTTGCCTGGACACCGGTCAACGAATCCTTCACCGGCACGGCTATTCCGGCCTCCCTGACCCGGGGCGGCAGCGCCGGCTCCTGCGACGCCGGTGCGGACGGCGTGCTCACGCTCTCCACCGCCACGACCAACTATCAGACAAGCTACGTGCGCACCGCCGCCACCGATTTCACCTGGGCCAAGGACATCAACAAGGAGACGCCCGTCACGTATCAGTTTACTCTGGCCACTCCCTTTTCCGGCACCGGGCGCGTCATGCTCTACCTCATCGGCGGCACTGCCGACTCCGCCCTGCTCGATGTGGCGGACCCGGCCAATGCACGCACCTATGTCATGGGACTCTGCCTGACGTGGGATTCGCCATCGTCCACTTATAATGTGGATTTTTACCAGAAGACCCAAAACAACATCGCATTGGTCGCCGGGACAAAAATCGCATCGCTGGCGGGTATCGATCCCGCCACGACAACCTTCGGCTTCACGCTGGATGGTGAGGCCAGCACGGTGAAACTTTTTGCCGGCTCCACCTCCTCGGAATCCAAAACCGTCAGCGGCACCGGTTTTACCGGGCAGACCGCCGCGTATCTCCAGATGATGAATGTCGGCGGCAACACGGCCAATGCCGCCACGTTCTCCGGTTTTGCCATCGTCCCGGCTTCGACCATTCCCGAACCTGCGCATGCAGCCTTGCTCGCGGGAGCCGGATTGCTTGTCTTGTGCGTGTGGCGCCGTCACGTAGCCCGCTGA
- a CDS encoding beta-galactosidase produces the protein MTSTQDPFALGAMYWPDPHATRETLVADMRRIRAHHFSVIRSFISWEHLEENRGAFDFTLYDNLYDAAREAGIRIAQTLGVYPPFWMSDELRRKNLFTTDRYQCLDIPDFYKPCARFIRAVVRRYQDHPAQFMWFVWNEPVKRPCTCPHTGKKFGRWLREKYGSIKDLRAEWGRENHVFNSTLAPASFDTLDLPLLAATLFSEKRNYPWILDWLAFAQDNLAENIRWIADEIRAIDKVHPTHANPNQLLYNGTWSGAHPWKIAASVDSVGASVHPCHFYERALTTTDPLIFDPHASYAYMNDLMRSAAGGKDFWVSELQAGPNINSGHRPFSPTAANIKAWIWQAVGKGSSGLLFWLWQAWRSSWECGEFSLVDGVDGSDTDRSRAASAAGAILDKHRDLVTAAKPVPARVALLYSPESQSLAFREEKSEWTTRAMVGCYTALWRHNIAVDFVTPDDIASGALDPARYKVLYAPYAKLVTAETGAHIARYVHEGGALWADGHFAYRGAHSHLHDTNPGAGLAAVLGCKESNLLVEKDFFSFSQTSPRRRKIQGWLFGQCLTPVSPDARIRARYADGHAAAISGLYGKGRTFMVGTYLCIGYQRKPDPGAESLIVDFARECGVAPRAVVQGDPLEVNVLSADTHDLLVVTNHAARSATARITVNPAIRYQELINLETGKTLSSPKGPSKNAVISVRPDAHDTLVLLARKV, from the coding sequence ATGACCTCGACCCAAGACCCGTTCGCGCTCGGCGCGATGTACTGGCCCGATCCCCACGCCACCCGCGAAACGCTCGTTGCCGACATGCGCCGTATCCGGGCTCATCATTTCTCCGTGATCCGTTCGTTCATTTCGTGGGAACATCTCGAGGAGAATCGAGGGGCTTTCGATTTCACCCTGTATGACAACCTCTATGACGCCGCCCGGGAAGCCGGTATCCGGATCGCCCAGACCCTCGGCGTCTATCCGCCGTTCTGGATGAGCGACGAACTCCGCCGCAAAAACCTCTTCACCACCGACCGCTACCAGTGCCTCGATATTCCCGATTTCTACAAACCGTGCGCGCGCTTTATCCGAGCGGTTGTTCGCCGCTACCAGGATCATCCGGCGCAATTCATGTGGTTTGTCTGGAATGAACCCGTCAAACGTCCCTGCACCTGTCCGCACACCGGGAAAAAATTTGGCCGCTGGCTTCGTGAAAAATACGGTTCCATAAAAGACCTCCGGGCCGAATGGGGACGCGAAAACCACGTCTTCAATTCCACGCTCGCGCCCGCCAGCTTCGACACGCTCGACCTTCCGCTGCTCGCCGCCACGCTTTTCTCCGAAAAACGCAACTACCCCTGGATTCTGGACTGGCTTGCCTTTGCGCAGGACAACCTCGCCGAAAATATCCGCTGGATCGCCGACGAAATCCGCGCCATCGACAAAGTCCACCCCACCCACGCCAACCCCAACCAGCTCCTCTACAACGGCACCTGGAGCGGCGCACATCCATGGAAAATCGCAGCCTCCGTCGATTCCGTAGGGGCCTCCGTCCATCCCTGCCACTTTTACGAACGCGCTCTTACGACCACCGACCCGCTCATTTTTGATCCCCACGCTTCCTATGCGTATATGAACGACCTCATGCGCAGCGCCGCCGGCGGAAAGGATTTCTGGGTCTCCGAGCTCCAGGCAGGGCCCAACATCAACTCCGGTCACCGCCCGTTTTCCCCGACCGCCGCCAATATCAAGGCATGGATCTGGCAGGCCGTCGGCAAAGGCTCCAGCGGCCTCCTCTTCTGGCTCTGGCAGGCCTGGCGCAGTTCCTGGGAGTGTGGTGAATTCAGCCTCGTTGACGGCGTTGATGGTTCCGATACCGACCGCTCCCGCGCCGCTTCCGCCGCTGGCGCGATCCTGGACAAACACCGCGATCTCGTCACCGCTGCCAAACCCGTGCCCGCCCGGGTTGCCCTTCTCTACTCCCCCGAATCGCAGTCGCTCGCATTCCGTGAAGAGAAAAGCGAATGGACAACCCGTGCCATGGTCGGCTGCTACACCGCGCTCTGGCGGCACAACATCGCGGTCGATTTCGTGACGCCCGACGACATCGCCTCCGGGGCGCTCGATCCCGCACGCTACAAGGTTCTCTATGCGCCTTACGCCAAACTCGTCACGGCCGAAACCGGAGCGCATATCGCCCGCTATGTGCACGAGGGCGGCGCCCTCTGGGCCGACGGGCATTTCGCGTATCGCGGCGCGCATTCACATCTCCATGACACCAATCCCGGCGCCGGACTCGCGGCGGTCCTCGGCTGCAAGGAAAGCAATCTGCTGGTGGAAAAAGACTTTTTCTCCTTCAGTCAGACGTCCCCCCGTCGCCGGAAAATCCAGGGCTGGCTTTTCGGCCAGTGTCTGACTCCGGTCTCTCCCGACGCCCGCATCCGGGCCCGTTATGCCGATGGCCATGCGGCCGCGATCTCCGGTCTTTACGGAAAGGGACGCACTTTCATGGTCGGAACGTATCTGTGCATCGGATACCAGAGGAAACCCGATCCCGGAGCCGAATCCCTTATCGTCGATTTTGCGCGGGAATGCGGCGTGGCGCCGCGCGCCGTCGTGCAGGGAGATCCGCTGGAAGTCAATGTCCTGTCGGCAGACACCCACGACCTGCTGGTTGTCACCAATCATGCTGCCCGGTCCGCCACCGCGCGCATTACGGTGAATCCGGCAATCCGTTATCAGGAACTGATCAACCTCGAAACCGGGAAAACGCTCTCATCACCCAAGGGACCGTCAAAAAACGCGGTGATTTCCGTTCGTCCCGACGCTCACGACACGCTTGTCCTCCTCGCTCGCAAGGTTTGA
- a CDS encoding FAD-dependent oxidoreductase has product MRKSGVTHSNGNGPEPSDGIDCIVEPARRVPVAFDAEVCVVGGSCTGVFAAVRAARAGLRVALVEQGVILGGSATASQVNEWHSLADARGERRVIGGLTVEVIDRLRRRDAVIETLPGRADTRFRFNSAELATELDELVREHAGIRVFLSARCVAGIRNGRKVTAAVIEDKSGRRAIRAEFFIDASGDGDLLRRSGFAAWQNTRLQPVSYQQLVAGLGALSADFGGKIRNIWTEVRSRAPEFGYPTDNASPWFFDYPAPASADVCNVFGARLNGVDASDADQLTAALTEGRRRQRALLDMIRAVCGKGRGGAGVVTALSHPHAIGVRETWHATCLHRLTADELLSGVDFPDTVAVGTYPVDVHSPKGTLLRYLDGTEKLVALDGSVSERRWRAAENANTPLFYRIPFRSLVPEGAENLLVAGRLLDADREAFGGVRVMVNCNQTGEATGVAAALCLRDGCTPAKLDHRTLRETLFPDTPSNLASEEDKRVVSVGTNGNHRVF; this is encoded by the coding sequence ATGCGCAAATCGGGTGTCACTCACAGCAATGGCAACGGGCCGGAGCCGTCGGACGGGATCGATTGCATCGTGGAACCGGCACGTCGTGTACCGGTGGCCTTTGACGCGGAGGTATGCGTCGTGGGCGGTTCCTGCACGGGTGTTTTCGCCGCGGTACGCGCGGCGCGGGCAGGGCTGCGCGTGGCGCTGGTGGAACAGGGTGTGATTCTGGGCGGATCGGCGACCGCGTCCCAGGTCAACGAATGGCATTCGCTGGCCGATGCCCGGGGGGAACGGCGGGTGATCGGCGGGTTGACCGTAGAGGTCATCGACCGGCTGCGGCGGCGGGATGCCGTGATCGAGACCTTGCCGGGGCGGGCGGACACGCGGTTCCGTTTCAACAGTGCGGAGCTGGCCACGGAACTGGATGAACTGGTCCGCGAACATGCCGGCATCCGTGTGTTTCTTTCGGCGCGTTGCGTGGCGGGAATCCGGAACGGCAGGAAGGTCACGGCAGCCGTGATCGAGGACAAGAGCGGGCGGCGGGCGATCCGGGCGGAGTTTTTTATCGATGCGTCCGGTGACGGGGATTTGTTGCGGCGGTCGGGTTTCGCCGCCTGGCAAAATACACGGTTGCAGCCGGTGAGTTATCAGCAACTCGTCGCCGGACTCGGCGCGCTGTCAGCGGATTTTGGAGGGAAAATCCGGAATATCTGGACAGAGGTGCGGTCCCGGGCTCCGGAGTTCGGCTATCCGACAGACAATGCCAGCCCCTGGTTCTTCGACTATCCGGCGCCGGCATCGGCCGACGTCTGCAATGTTTTCGGAGCGCGGCTCAATGGCGTGGATGCTTCCGACGCCGATCAGCTCACGGCGGCGCTGACAGAAGGACGCCGGCGGCAACGGGCGTTGCTCGATATGATCCGGGCCGTGTGTGGAAAAGGCCGCGGGGGAGCGGGTGTGGTTACGGCCTTGTCCCATCCTCATGCGATCGGCGTGCGGGAAACATGGCATGCAACATGCCTGCACAGGCTCACCGCCGACGAGTTGCTGAGCGGTGTCGATTTCCCTGATACCGTGGCTGTCGGAACGTATCCGGTGGATGTGCATTCCCCGAAAGGCACGCTGCTGCGCTACCTCGATGGCACGGAAAAACTCGTGGCGCTCGATGGTTCTGTCTCGGAACGCCGCTGGAGAGCCGCGGAGAATGCGAACACGCCGCTGTTTTACCGGATTCCGTTTCGCAGCCTTGTGCCGGAAGGGGCGGAAAACCTGCTGGTCGCGGGGCGACTGCTCGATGCCGATCGCGAGGCCTTTGGCGGTGTACGGGTGATGGTCAACTGCAACCAGACGGGCGAGGCGACCGGGGTGGCGGCGGCCTTGTGCCTGCGCGACGGATGCACGCCCGCGAAGCTGGACCACCGCACGCTGCGCGAAACGCTGTTTCCCGACACACCGTCAAACCTTGCGAGCGAGGAGGACAAGCGTGTCGTGAGCGTCGGGACGAACGGAAATCACCGCGTTTTTTGA
- a CDS encoding AraC family transcriptional regulator: MLFPLDQLEHLLRAPLQIICTCRETFSGHRTRDEHLVSHRYIRILKGSLTYTIDGNDARLDEGAIFFVPRHAHRYWRVPEGEVCELVWCQFDAPGFDPGTGTLYLADDSRRSLEKASLLRMLRLWTFPGYMRASPHGDPALPREIALQLEGELKASMVRFWVSARPWDPAKDQAPAGSASRRRVHPSVRRGLTWLEENFRRPDAIKLLHAEILDVSPNHFRLLFSRYAGHSVSAHLLQLRMREAMTLLQTTTLSIKEIAARVGFSDPLYFSRRFHEHWDVAPTALRK, translated from the coding sequence ATGCTTTTCCCGCTCGACCAGCTCGAACACCTCCTCCGCGCCCCGCTCCAGATTATCTGCACCTGTCGCGAAACGTTCAGCGGCCACCGCACGCGTGACGAGCACCTCGTTTCCCACCGCTACATCCGCATTCTCAAAGGCAGCCTCACCTACACGATCGACGGCAATGACGCCCGGCTCGACGAGGGTGCCATCTTTTTTGTCCCCCGCCACGCTCACCGCTACTGGCGTGTACCCGAAGGCGAAGTCTGCGAACTCGTCTGGTGTCAGTTCGATGCCCCCGGCTTCGATCCCGGCACCGGCACGCTCTACCTCGCCGATGACAGCAGACGCAGCCTCGAAAAGGCGTCACTGCTTCGCATGCTTCGCCTCTGGACTTTTCCCGGATACATGCGTGCCAGCCCGCATGGCGATCCTGCGCTTCCTCGTGAAATCGCCCTGCAACTCGAAGGCGAACTCAAGGCCAGCATGGTGCGTTTCTGGGTCTCCGCCCGCCCCTGGGACCCGGCCAAAGATCAGGCCCCGGCCGGTTCTGCCAGCCGCCGTCGCGTGCATCCCTCCGTGCGGCGCGGTCTGACCTGGCTGGAAGAAAACTTTCGCCGTCCCGACGCGATAAAACTCCTCCACGCCGAGATCCTCGACGTGAGTCCGAACCATTTCCGGCTCCTGTTCAGCCGCTATGCCGGGCACAGTGTATCTGCGCATCTGTTACAACTGAGGATGCGCGAAGCCATGACCCTTCTCCAGACCACCACCTTGAGCATCAAGGAGATCGCGGCTCGTGTGGGGTTCAGCGACCCGCTCTATTTTTCCCGTCGCTTCCACGAACACTGGGACGTCGCCCCCACCGCGCTCCGCAAGTAG